One Peterkaempfera bronchialis DNA window includes the following coding sequences:
- the crtI gene encoding phytoene desaturase family protein, which produces MRTVPGRTDHVVVVGAGLAGLSAALHLLGAGRRVTVLERGPRCGGLAGREEMAGYRLDTGPTVLTMPDLLDEAFAAVGDTTEDHLDLVPLHPAYRARFADGSQLDVHTDPAAMEAEVERFAGARNVVGYRRLRRWLTELHRVQMRSFIDANFDSPLSLLGADLARLAALGGFGRLGPRIARFLPDERLRRVFSFQSLYAGVPPARALAAYAVIAYMDTVAGVYFPRGGMHAVPRALAEAARRAGADLRHGSEATALERAPGGTTIRAVRTADGDRIGCDAVVLTPGLPTVHRLLGRSPRRPAPLRWSPSAFLLHAGTDRTWDGLAHHTLSFGHAWHRTFQELTRTGTPMTDPSLLITRPTATDPDLAPAGRHLHYVLAPCPNLHTGPLDWTALGPAYRDRLVAELERRGLSGFDGSVQAERIVTPADWAAQGHAAGTPFSAAHTLTQTGPFRPRNLVRGTDNAVLAGCGTVPGVGVPTVLLSGKLAAARITGVHRRPGAPV; this is translated from the coding sequence ATGAGGACCGTTCCCGGGCGCACCGACCATGTGGTGGTGGTCGGCGCGGGCCTGGCCGGCCTGTCCGCCGCCCTGCACCTGCTGGGCGCCGGACGCCGCGTCACCGTCCTGGAGCGCGGCCCCCGTTGCGGCGGCCTGGCAGGCCGCGAGGAGATGGCCGGCTACCGGCTGGACACCGGCCCCACCGTACTGACCATGCCCGACCTGCTGGACGAGGCGTTCGCCGCCGTGGGCGACACGACCGAAGACCATCTGGACCTGGTCCCGCTGCACCCCGCCTACCGCGCCCGCTTCGCCGACGGCTCCCAGCTGGATGTGCACACCGACCCGGCGGCGATGGAGGCCGAGGTGGAACGGTTCGCCGGGGCCCGCAACGTCGTCGGCTACCGGCGGCTGCGCCGCTGGCTGACCGAACTCCACCGGGTGCAGATGCGCAGCTTCATCGACGCCAACTTCGACTCCCCGCTCTCCCTGCTCGGCGCCGACCTCGCCCGGCTGGCCGCGCTCGGCGGCTTCGGGCGGCTGGGTCCGCGCATCGCCCGGTTCCTGCCGGACGAGCGGCTGCGCCGGGTCTTCTCCTTCCAGTCCCTGTACGCCGGAGTGCCACCGGCCCGCGCACTGGCCGCCTACGCCGTCATCGCGTACATGGACACCGTCGCCGGTGTGTACTTCCCACGCGGCGGCATGCACGCCGTACCCCGGGCGCTCGCCGAGGCCGCCCGCCGGGCCGGGGCCGACCTGCGCCACGGAAGCGAGGCCACGGCCCTGGAACGGGCACCGGGAGGCACCACGATCCGCGCCGTCCGCACCGCAGACGGCGACCGCATCGGCTGCGACGCCGTGGTCCTCACCCCCGGCCTGCCGACCGTCCACCGGCTGCTCGGACGGTCCCCGCGTCGCCCCGCCCCGCTCCGCTGGTCCCCCTCGGCCTTCCTGCTGCACGCCGGAACCGACCGCACCTGGGACGGGCTCGCCCACCACACGCTCTCCTTCGGGCACGCCTGGCACCGCACCTTCCAGGAGCTGACCCGCACTGGTACGCCCATGACCGACCCCTCACTGCTCATCACCCGCCCCACCGCCACCGACCCCGACCTGGCCCCCGCCGGCCGCCATCTGCACTATGTGCTGGCCCCCTGCCCCAATCTGCACACCGGGCCACTGGACTGGACCGCACTCGGGCCCGCCTACCGGGACCGGCTGGTCGCCGAACTCGAACGGCGCGGCCTGTCCGGCTTCGACGGCTCCGTCCAGGCCGAACGGATCGTCACCCCCGCCGACTGGGCCGCCCAGGGCCACGCCGCCGGCACCCCCTTCTCCGCCGCCCACACCCTCACCCAGACCGGGCCCTTCCGCCCCCGCAACCTGGTGCGCGGCACCGACAACGCGGTACTCGCCGGCTGCGGCACCGTCCCCGGCGTCGGCGTGCCCACCGTGCTGCTCTCCGGCAAGCTCGCCGCCGCCCGCATCACCGGCGTCCACCGCCGCCCCGGGGCCCCCGTATGA
- a CDS encoding chaplin translates to MNKITKAAVLTAVAGCLMSTGAGTAYAGGAEGAAVGSPGVLSGNLIQVPITVPINVCGNGISLLAALNPTGGNVCINAETRRHRERGVRRSEEREFDYSRTERSGREGYGNGWGHGGRHGEKGFGRDRG, encoded by the coding sequence ATGAACAAGATCACCAAGGCGGCTGTCCTGACGGCCGTCGCCGGGTGCCTGATGTCCACCGGAGCGGGCACCGCGTACGCCGGAGGCGCGGAGGGCGCGGCCGTCGGCTCGCCCGGCGTCCTGTCCGGCAACCTGATCCAGGTGCCGATCACCGTGCCGATCAACGTGTGCGGCAACGGCATCAGCCTGCTCGCCGCCCTCAACCCCACCGGCGGCAACGTCTGCATCAACGCCGAGACCCGCCGCCACCGCGAGCGCGGCGTCCGCCGGAGCGAGGAGCGCGAGTTCGACTACAGCCGGACCGAGCGGAGCGGCCGCGAAGGCTACGGGAACGGCTGGGGCCACGGCGGGCGCCACGGCGAGAAGGGCTTCGGTCGCGACCGGGGCTGA
- a CDS encoding MFS transporter: MSTASAALGRSGGDPGQPPAAHRWQALAVCLIAGFMTLLDVSIVNVALPSIRTGLHTSESALQWVLSGYALTFGLALVPAGRLGDARSRRAVFMSGLALFTAASALVGAAQNEGWLVGARLVQGIAGGVLMPQVSGFVQQLFQGAERGRAFGLLGATIGISTAVGPLLGGLLIQAFGAHEGWRWVFYVNLPIGIAALPVAYRLLPGPGAARNRRPGGFDPAGVLLLGVGTVLLLLPFVQEQQWPGSAKWLLLPVSGLLLAAFAVWEQHYGRRAEPLVDLRLFQARSYALGALLSLVYFAGFTAIFFIFTLYLQNGLHYSALIAGLAITPFALGSAVAAAIGGRMVHRLGRPLVVWGLVMVAIGLAGAALAVHLVPGQGAGWVTAAPLLFAGLGSGLVISPNQTLTLSEVPVIRAGSAGGVLQTAQRIGSSLGIAAVGSVFFARVNSHPGDWAGAFQRGVTVATGFVLLALVAALGDVVGGHRAARGGRDRRAAGGRDGTRSQPDAAGTGAGERRQPQQRRRR; this comes from the coding sequence GTGAGCACAGCATCCGCCGCCCTCGGCAGGTCGGGAGGCGATCCCGGGCAACCGCCGGCCGCCCACCGCTGGCAGGCTCTCGCGGTCTGCCTGATCGCCGGCTTCATGACGCTGCTCGACGTCTCCATCGTCAATGTCGCCCTGCCGTCCATCCGGACCGGTCTGCACACCTCGGAGAGCGCCCTCCAGTGGGTGCTCTCCGGGTATGCGCTCACCTTCGGCCTCGCCCTGGTGCCCGCCGGGCGGCTCGGGGACGCCCGCAGCCGCCGCGCCGTCTTCATGTCCGGACTCGCGCTCTTCACCGCCGCCAGCGCACTGGTCGGGGCCGCCCAGAACGAGGGGTGGCTGGTCGGTGCCCGCCTGGTCCAGGGCATCGCGGGCGGGGTGCTGATGCCCCAGGTCTCCGGGTTCGTCCAGCAGCTCTTCCAGGGCGCCGAGCGCGGCCGCGCCTTCGGGCTGCTGGGCGCCACCATCGGCATCTCCACGGCCGTCGGCCCGCTGCTGGGCGGCCTGCTCATCCAGGCGTTCGGCGCCCACGAGGGCTGGCGCTGGGTCTTCTACGTCAACCTGCCCATCGGCATCGCCGCCCTCCCGGTGGCGTACCGGCTGCTGCCCGGTCCGGGGGCCGCCCGCAACCGGCGGCCGGGCGGCTTCGACCCGGCCGGGGTGCTGCTGCTCGGGGTGGGCACGGTGCTGCTCCTGCTGCCCTTCGTCCAGGAGCAGCAGTGGCCGGGCAGCGCCAAGTGGCTGCTGCTCCCGGTCTCCGGGCTGCTGCTGGCGGCCTTCGCGGTCTGGGAGCAGCACTACGGCCGCCGCGCCGAACCGCTGGTGGACCTGCGGCTCTTCCAGGCCCGGTCCTATGCGCTCGGGGCGCTGCTCTCGCTGGTGTACTTCGCCGGCTTCACCGCGATCTTCTTCATCTTCACCCTCTACCTCCAGAACGGCCTGCACTACAGCGCGCTGATCGCCGGCCTGGCGATCACCCCCTTCGCCCTGGGCTCGGCCGTCGCGGCGGCGATCGGCGGGCGGATGGTGCACCGCCTGGGCAGGCCGCTGGTGGTCTGGGGGCTGGTGATGGTGGCAATCGGCCTGGCCGGTGCGGCGCTCGCCGTGCACCTGGTGCCGGGGCAGGGGGCCGGCTGGGTGACGGCCGCCCCGCTGCTCTTCGCGGGCCTGGGCAGTGGGCTGGTCATCTCGCCCAACCAGACGCTGACGCTGAGCGAGGTCCCGGTGATCCGGGCCGGCAGCGCGGGGGGCGTCCTCCAGACCGCGCAGCGGATCGGCTCGTCCCTCGGCATCGCGGCGGTGGGCTCCGTCTTCTTCGCCCGGGTCAACTCCCACCCGGGGGACTGGGCGGGGGCCTTCCAGCGCGGGGTGACGGTGGCGACCGGGTTCGTCCTGCTGGCGCTGGTGGCCGCCCTCGGCGATGTGGTGGGCGGTCACCGCGCTGCCAGGGGAGGGCGCGACCGACGGGCGGCCGGGGGCCGGGACGGTACCCGGTCGCAGCCGGACGCGGCGGGCACCGGTGCCGGAGAGCGCCGGCAGCCCCAGCAGCGCCGCCGTCGCTGA
- a CDS encoding CAP domain-containing protein: MKKLGMLAAAAALVGLAAAPAPARPALPNATTQRFLGDALRAVNAVRARHHAPPLVLDRQLSEYAATRAREVSRWEGLHGGHGGGPHPGTAENIYWGGGSAPVVRTADEAVASWYREVREYDFRHPGGSPSTGRFSQLVWRATTRMGAARVAGQGPQWFETYIVFVFRSPGNIRGEYARNVLPAEPGQVAKPGAGARPGPGTEPAPRPGAELKPGTDPRPGTDPAPGPGAEPVHGAEPGRGHAPGAEAAPQPAPGRAD, encoded by the coding sequence ATGAAGAAGCTCGGCATGCTGGCGGCCGCAGCCGCCCTGGTGGGGCTGGCTGCCGCCCCCGCCCCGGCCCGGCCGGCCCTTCCGAACGCCACGACCCAGCGCTTCCTCGGAGACGCGCTCCGGGCGGTCAACGCCGTACGGGCGAGGCACCACGCCCCGCCGCTGGTCCTGGACCGGCAGCTGTCGGAGTACGCGGCCACCCGGGCCCGGGAGGTCTCCCGGTGGGAGGGGCTGCACGGCGGCCACGGCGGCGGTCCGCATCCCGGCACCGCCGAGAACATCTACTGGGGCGGCGGCTCCGCCCCCGTGGTGCGCACCGCCGATGAAGCGGTGGCGTCCTGGTACCGCGAGGTCCGGGAGTACGACTTCAGGCACCCGGGCGGCTCGCCGTCGACCGGCCGGTTCAGCCAGCTGGTCTGGAGGGCCACCACGCGGATGGGGGCGGCGCGGGTGGCCGGGCAGGGGCCGCAGTGGTTCGAGACGTATATCGTCTTTGTCTTCCGGAGCCCGGGGAACATCCGGGGGGAGTATGCGCGGAACGTCCTCCCGGCCGAGCCGGGCCAGGTCGCCAAGCCGGGGGCCGGGGCGAGGCCGGGGCCGGGTACGGAACCGGCTCCGAGGCCGGGGGCCGAACTCAAGCCGGGTACGGACCCCAGGCCGGGTACCGACCCCGCGCCGGGGCCGGGCGCGGAGCCCGTACACGGCGCGGAGCCCGGGCGTGGGCACGCCCCGGGGGCCGAGGCGGCGCCGCAGCCTGCACCGGGGCGGGCTGACTGA
- a CDS encoding aldose 1-epimerase family protein has product MPQTDQNATGQQFTLAHGDQRAVVVELGAALRRYTAGDRPVLDGFAADQPITGGRGQLLVPWPNRIRDGRYHWHGEDRQLPLTEPRRGNAIHGLLRWTSWQPQQQEDDRVVLAATLWPQPGYPFHLDLRAQYALGPTGLSVTVTARNLSGTAAPYGVGQHPYLTVDTQPVDAALLTVPARRRLRTDERGIPLGSEEVQGTPYDFRGPRPIGSLRLDTAFTDLDPGADGRTVVRLAHPSGEYGTDLWLGEGARVVQVFTGDTLAGPERRRGVAVEPMSCPPDAFRSGTDLVALAPGMHHVFRWGVTPWRV; this is encoded by the coding sequence GTGCCGCAGACCGACCAGAACGCCACCGGGCAGCAGTTCACCCTCGCCCACGGCGACCAGCGCGCCGTCGTCGTCGAACTGGGCGCCGCACTGCGCCGCTACACCGCCGGCGACCGCCCGGTCCTCGACGGCTTCGCCGCCGACCAGCCGATCACCGGCGGGCGCGGGCAGCTCCTGGTGCCCTGGCCCAACCGGATCAGGGACGGCCGCTACCACTGGCACGGCGAGGACCGGCAGCTGCCGCTCACCGAGCCCCGGCGGGGCAACGCCATCCACGGCCTGCTCCGCTGGACCTCCTGGCAGCCGCAGCAGCAGGAGGACGACCGGGTGGTGCTCGCCGCCACGCTCTGGCCGCAGCCCGGCTACCCCTTCCACCTGGACCTGCGGGCGCAGTACGCGCTCGGCCCCACCGGGCTCTCGGTCACCGTCACGGCACGCAACCTCTCCGGCACCGCCGCGCCCTACGGCGTGGGCCAGCACCCGTACCTCACCGTGGACACCCAACCGGTCGACGCCGCGCTGCTGACCGTCCCCGCCCGCCGGCGGCTGCGCACCGACGAGCGGGGCATACCGCTGGGCAGCGAGGAGGTGCAGGGGACGCCGTACGACTTCCGCGGCCCCCGCCCGATCGGCTCGCTTCGGCTGGACACCGCCTTCACCGACCTGGACCCCGGTGCCGACGGCCGGACCGTGGTGCGGCTGGCCCACCCCTCCGGGGAGTACGGGACCGACCTATGGCTGGGCGAGGGCGCCAGGGTGGTCCAGGTGTTCACCGGCGACACCCTCGCCGGGCCCGAGCGGCGCCGGGGTGTCGCGGTCGAGCCGATGTCCTGCCCGCCGGACGCCTTCCGCAGCGGCACCGACCTGGTCGCGCTCGCGCCGGGGATGCACCATGTCTTCCGGTGGGGCGTCACCCCCTGGCGAGTGTGA
- a CDS encoding DUF7144 family membrane protein, protein MASHVSGAGTGTAPRGTGHPMVSGWTVFAAVMMIFAGLMAVFEGVSAIAKDSLLVITRQYSYQFSLTGWGWIHLILGIVLALAGFALFTGALWARAVGVALAGLSMLANFAWLPWYPLWAIVVIALDILIIWALVARTGEGTATAT, encoded by the coding sequence ATGGCCAGTCACGTCAGCGGAGCGGGGACCGGCACCGCACCCCGGGGCACCGGACACCCCATGGTGTCCGGCTGGACGGTGTTCGCCGCGGTCATGATGATCTTTGCCGGACTGATGGCGGTCTTCGAGGGCGTCTCCGCCATCGCCAAGGACAGCCTGCTGGTCATCACCCGCCAGTACTCCTACCAGTTCAGCCTGACCGGCTGGGGCTGGATCCATCTGATCCTCGGCATCGTGCTCGCCCTCGCGGGCTTTGCGCTCTTCACGGGTGCGCTGTGGGCGCGGGCCGTGGGTGTCGCCCTCGCGGGGCTGAGCATGCTGGCCAACTTCGCGTGGCTGCCGTGGTACCCGCTCTGGGCGATCGTGGTGATCGCCCTGGACATCCTGATCATCTGGGCACTGGTCGCCCGCACCGGCGAGGGCACGGCCACGGCCACCTGA
- a CDS encoding DUF7144 family membrane protein, translating to MYRDPSAGRSPRDRSSRDRSPAEPMPSRVAFASVMMVLLGTFLVIAAVTEWAGSDWLYPRAFAVFGSPYAWWAVFDLVTAVLAFYAAWALTGRQRVTGRLLALAFAVASAVRWMFFIASAPVLAVLVVIIDGVVIWGLTSAPGWFAQASV from the coding sequence ATGTACCGCGATCCATCCGCCGGCCGCTCCCCCCGCGACCGTTCCTCCCGCGACCGTTCCCCCGCCGAACCGATGCCGAGCCGGGTGGCCTTCGCCTCGGTGATGATGGTGCTGCTCGGCACCTTTCTGGTGATCGCGGCGGTCACCGAGTGGGCCGGCAGCGACTGGCTCTACCCGCGCGCCTTCGCCGTCTTCGGCTCCCCGTACGCGTGGTGGGCGGTCTTCGACCTGGTCACCGCCGTGCTGGCGTTCTACGCCGCCTGGGCGCTGACCGGCCGCCAGCGGGTCACCGGACGGCTGCTGGCCCTGGCGTTCGCCGTCGCGAGCGCCGTGCGGTGGATGTTCTTCATCGCCTCCGCGCCGGTGCTGGCGGTGCTGGTGGTCATCATCGACGGCGTGGTCATCTGGGGGCTGACGTCGGCCCCGGGCTGGTTCGCCCAGGCGTCCGTGTAG
- the purB gene encoding adenylosuccinate lyase yields the protein MSAKPNIPDVLAARYASTELARLWSPEHKVVLERRLWLAVLKAQQDLGIEVPADAVADYERVVDQVDLASIAARERVTRHDVKARIEEFSALAGHEQIHKGMTSRDLTENVEQLQIRQSLEHVRDRTVAVLVRLGRLAALHSEQVMAGRSHNVAAQATTLGKRFATAADELLVAFARVEELLGRYPLRGIKGPVGTAQDMLDLLGGDAAKLDELERRVAGHLGFDQVLTSVGQVYPRSLDFEVLSALVQLSAAPSSLAKTIRLMAGHELVTEGFKPGQVGSSAMPHKMNTRSCERVNGLAVILRGYASMTAELGGDQWNEGDVSCSVVRRVALPDAFFAFDGLLETFLTVLDEFGAFPAVIEAELDRYLPFLATTKVLMGAVRAGVGRETAHEVIKEHAVASALAMREGARHNELLDRLAADDRIPLDRAGLDALLADRLSFTGAAGAQVAEVVRRIQEVADRHPEAAKYAPGAIL from the coding sequence GTGAGCGCCAAGCCCAACATCCCCGATGTCCTCGCCGCCCGGTACGCCTCCACGGAGCTGGCCCGGCTGTGGTCCCCCGAGCACAAGGTGGTGCTGGAGCGCCGCCTCTGGCTGGCCGTGCTGAAGGCACAGCAGGACCTCGGCATCGAGGTCCCCGCCGACGCCGTCGCCGACTACGAGCGCGTGGTCGACCAGGTGGACCTGGCCTCGATCGCCGCCCGCGAGCGCGTCACCCGGCATGACGTCAAGGCGCGGATCGAGGAGTTCAGCGCCCTGGCCGGCCATGAGCAGATCCACAAGGGCATGACGTCCCGGGACCTCACCGAGAACGTCGAGCAGCTCCAGATCCGGCAGTCCCTGGAGCATGTCCGCGACCGCACCGTCGCCGTGCTGGTCCGGCTCGGCCGCCTCGCCGCCCTCCACTCCGAGCAGGTCATGGCCGGGCGCTCGCACAATGTCGCCGCCCAGGCCACCACCCTCGGCAAGCGGTTCGCCACCGCCGCCGACGAGCTGCTGGTCGCCTTCGCCCGGGTCGAGGAGCTGCTGGGCCGCTACCCGCTGCGCGGCATCAAGGGCCCCGTCGGCACCGCCCAGGACATGCTGGACCTGCTCGGCGGCGACGCCGCCAAGCTGGACGAGCTGGAGCGGCGGGTCGCCGGCCACCTCGGCTTCGACCAGGTGCTCACCAGCGTCGGCCAGGTCTACCCGCGCTCGCTCGACTTCGAGGTGCTCAGCGCCCTGGTCCAGCTCTCCGCCGCCCCCTCCAGCCTGGCCAAGACCATCCGGCTGATGGCCGGCCACGAACTGGTCACCGAGGGCTTCAAGCCCGGCCAGGTCGGCTCGTCCGCGATGCCGCACAAGATGAACACCCGCTCCTGCGAGCGCGTCAACGGCCTCGCCGTCATCCTGCGCGGCTACGCCTCCATGACCGCCGAGCTGGGCGGCGACCAGTGGAACGAGGGCGACGTCTCCTGCTCCGTGGTCCGCCGGGTCGCCCTGCCGGACGCCTTCTTCGCCTTCGACGGCCTGCTGGAGACCTTCCTCACCGTGCTGGACGAGTTCGGCGCCTTCCCGGCCGTCATCGAGGCCGAACTCGACCGCTACCTGCCCTTCCTCGCCACCACCAAGGTGCTGATGGGCGCGGTGCGGGCCGGGGTCGGCCGGGAGACCGCCCATGAGGTGATCAAGGAGCATGCCGTCGCCTCGGCGCTGGCCATGCGCGAGGGCGCCCGGCACAACGAGCTGCTCGACCGGCTCGCCGCCGACGACCGCATCCCGCTGGACCGCGCGGGGCTCGACGCGCTGCTCGCCGACCGGCTCTCCTTCACCGGAGCGGCCGGGGCCCAGGTCGCCGAGGTGGTCCGCCGTATCCAGGAGGTCGCCGACCGGCACCCCGAGGCCGCCAAGTACGCTCCCGGCGCCATCCTCTGA
- a CDS encoding TetR/AcrR family transcriptional regulator, producing MAEDKGHYPHTSVWLRPPRESRTERRSGGRGSQAPAGLSRDRIVRAAVRLLDADGLAAFSMRRLAADLGVTPMSVYWYVDNKDDLLELALDEVLADMALPEVPDGPPDPDPDRADHDWPQQLRALAREWRRVLVAHPWATRLHGTYLNLGPRSARFSRTAIAVIARSGLPPEQYAGALSLVFQFIYGFATTEGHWRERARLTGATEDELYEIAYDTAVRTDAGLVLHAELVQPRRTEGVGAVRERDFEHALDCAVLGIHAMVTAARLTAEAGGRAGAAGPARTAPR from the coding sequence GTGGCAGAGGACAAGGGCCACTACCCGCACACCAGCGTCTGGCTGCGGCCGCCCCGCGAGAGCCGCACCGAGAGGCGCAGCGGCGGGCGCGGCAGCCAGGCCCCGGCCGGGCTCAGCCGCGACCGCATCGTCCGCGCCGCCGTACGGCTGCTGGACGCCGACGGACTGGCGGCCTTCTCGATGCGCCGACTCGCCGCCGACCTCGGCGTCACCCCCATGTCGGTGTACTGGTACGTCGACAACAAGGACGACCTGCTGGAACTGGCCCTGGACGAGGTGCTGGCCGACATGGCGCTGCCCGAGGTCCCCGACGGCCCGCCCGACCCCGACCCCGACCGGGCCGACCACGACTGGCCCCAGCAGCTGCGCGCCCTGGCCCGCGAGTGGCGCCGGGTGCTGGTCGCCCACCCCTGGGCCACCCGCCTTCACGGCACCTACCTCAACCTCGGCCCGCGCTCGGCGCGCTTCTCCCGCACCGCCATCGCGGTGATCGCCCGCAGCGGCCTGCCCCCCGAGCAGTACGCCGGCGCCCTTTCGCTGGTCTTCCAGTTCATCTACGGCTTCGCCACCACCGAAGGCCACTGGCGCGAGCGTGCCCGGCTCACCGGCGCGACCGAGGACGAGCTGTACGAGATCGCGTACGACACCGCCGTACGCACCGACGCCGGTCTGGTGCTCCACGCCGAGCTGGTGCAGCCGCGCCGCACCGAGGGCGTCGGCGCGGTCCGCGAGCGGGACTTCGAGCACGCCCTGGACTGCGCCGTCCTGGGCATCCACGCCATGGTCACCGCCGCCCGCCTGACCGCCGAGGCCGGCGGCCGGGCAGGGGCCGCCGGACCGGCCCGGACGGCTCCCCGCTGA
- a CDS encoding MFS transporter, whose amino-acid sequence MTSPAVRRPDRWLILGVLCLAQLVVVLDNTVLNVAVPSLTRELGAGTADVQWMVSAYSLAQAGLLITAGGLADRYGRKRVQLIGLALFGCGSLAAALADSPGRLIAARAGMGVGGSLLMATTLAILVRVFDAEERPKAIGGWAAVTSLGFAAGPVIGGLLLDHFWWGSVFIVNLPVVVLGLVAIARLVPESKDPRGDRPDLLGAALCTTAMLGLVFAVISGPEHGWTGARTLASAAVGAAALAGFVHWERRTEHPMLDMGFFADPRFRGAISGGVLVAFGMGGSLFLLTQQLQFVLGYDPLQAGVRVVPMAATVVALNMTGLGARLAARVSAPVAIAGGMALMAGGLAAVALFGRDGSYAGTCAGLVLMGAGVAFAQPAMAAALMGAIPPERAGVGSGLAGTLSELGTSVGVAVLGALLTARFAAGLPAGFGGDAARSLPDALRHAADGPDAAALADRARQAFTSGLTASQLIGAAAVLAGGLVAGHLLRRAGDRAAPAAAQGPGDRAEVAG is encoded by the coding sequence ATGACATCCCCCGCCGTCCGCCGCCCCGACCGATGGCTGATCCTTGGCGTGCTCTGCCTCGCCCAACTGGTCGTGGTCCTCGACAACACCGTCCTCAATGTCGCCGTCCCCTCCCTCACCCGGGAACTCGGCGCCGGGACCGCCGACGTCCAGTGGATGGTCAGCGCGTACTCCCTCGCCCAGGCAGGGCTGCTGATCACCGCCGGCGGGCTGGCGGACCGCTACGGCCGCAAGCGCGTCCAGCTGATCGGCCTGGCCCTCTTCGGCTGTGGCTCGCTCGCCGCCGCCCTCGCCGACAGCCCCGGCCGGCTGATCGCCGCCCGGGCCGGGATGGGCGTCGGCGGCAGCCTGCTGATGGCCACCACCCTCGCCATCCTGGTCCGCGTCTTCGACGCCGAGGAGCGGCCCAAGGCGATCGGCGGCTGGGCGGCGGTCACCTCCCTGGGCTTCGCCGCCGGGCCCGTCATCGGCGGGCTGCTGCTCGACCACTTCTGGTGGGGCTCGGTCTTCATCGTCAACCTCCCGGTCGTCGTCCTCGGGCTGGTGGCCATCGCCCGGCTGGTACCCGAGTCCAAGGACCCGCGCGGCGACCGCCCCGACCTGCTCGGTGCCGCGCTCTGCACGACCGCCATGCTGGGCCTGGTCTTCGCGGTGATCTCGGGCCCCGAGCACGGCTGGACCGGCGCCCGCACCCTCGCCTCCGCCGCCGTCGGCGCCGCCGCACTGGCCGGGTTCGTCCACTGGGAGCGCCGCACCGAGCACCCCATGCTCGACATGGGCTTCTTCGCCGACCCCCGGTTCCGGGGCGCGATATCCGGCGGTGTGCTGGTGGCCTTCGGCATGGGCGGCTCGCTCTTCCTGCTCACCCAGCAGCTCCAGTTCGTACTGGGCTATGACCCGCTCCAGGCCGGAGTCCGGGTGGTGCCGATGGCCGCCACCGTGGTCGCCCTCAATATGACCGGCCTCGGCGCCCGCCTCGCTGCCCGGGTCAGCGCCCCGGTCGCCATCGCCGGCGGGATGGCGCTGATGGCCGGCGGCCTGGCGGCGGTCGCCCTGTTCGGCCGCGACGGCTCCTACGCCGGCACCTGCGCGGGGCTGGTGCTGATGGGCGCCGGAGTCGCCTTCGCCCAGCCCGCCATGGCCGCCGCGCTCATGGGCGCCATCCCCCCGGAGCGGGCAGGCGTCGGCTCCGGACTGGCCGGTACCCTCTCCGAGCTGGGCACCTCCGTCGGGGTGGCCGTGCTCGGCGCCCTGCTCACCGCCCGCTTCGCCGCCGGGCTGCCCGCCGGATTCGGCGGCGACGCCGCCCGCTCGCTTCCCGACGCGCTGCGGCACGCGGCGGACGGGCCCGACGCCGCCGCCCTCGCCGACCGGGCCAGGCAGGCGTTCACCAGCGGGCTGACGGCCAGTCAGCTGATCGGCGCCGCCGCCGTACTGGCCGGCGGGCTGGTCGCCGGACACCTGCTGCGCCGGGCCGGCGACCGCGCCGCCCCGGCGGCTGCCCAGGGGCCGGGCGACCGCGCCGAGGTCGCGGGCTGA
- a CDS encoding MarR family winged helix-turn-helix transcriptional regulator, with the protein MAETSTAPTTAELMEAVAAVCAAYLQDFAAAAGRLGLTSVQAKALGAVREPVPMRALAGRLGCDASNVTGIVDRLEARGFALRQADEADRRVKIVVATEEGRAALQAVQAEMHRTQRAFDALDADQRSALRDLCGRLLPLLTPAERD; encoded by the coding sequence ATGGCCGAGACCAGTACCGCTCCTACCACCGCCGAGCTCATGGAGGCGGTCGCCGCCGTGTGCGCCGCCTACCTCCAGGACTTCGCGGCTGCCGCCGGCCGCCTCGGCCTGACCTCCGTGCAGGCCAAGGCGCTCGGCGCAGTGCGGGAGCCGGTGCCCATGCGGGCGCTGGCCGGTCGGCTCGGCTGCGACGCCTCCAATGTCACCGGCATCGTGGACCGCCTGGAGGCCCGGGGCTTTGCGCTGCGGCAGGCGGACGAGGCCGACCGGCGGGTCAAGATCGTGGTCGCCACGGAGGAGGGCCGCGCCGCGCTGCAGGCCGTCCAGGCCGAGATGCACCGGACGCAGCGGGCCTTCGACGCCCTCGACGCCGACCAGCGGAGCGCCCTCCGGGATCTCTGCGGTCGGCTGCTGCCGCTGCTGACCCCCGCCGAGCGGGACTGA